In Duganella zoogloeoides, a single genomic region encodes these proteins:
- a CDS encoding ABC transporter ATP-binding protein, which produces MDESKFIDIEGVEMVFHTRKGVFHALREIDLTVAKGEFITLIGHSGCGKSTLLNLIAGLTRPTDGVLLCANREIAGPSPERSVVFQNHSLLPWLTCYENIHLGVERVFGKTDSKAQLRERTMAALALVGLTAAETKRPNEISGGMKQRVGIARALAMEPKVLLMDEPFGALDALTRAHLQDELLKIVAATKSTVVMVTHDVDEAVLLSDRIVMLTNGPAATIGEIVEVQLDRPRDRVALAQDARYMAYRTAVLEFLYRKQAHPAKDAA; this is translated from the coding sequence GCTGCGCGAGATCGACCTCACCGTCGCCAAGGGCGAGTTCATCACCCTGATCGGCCACTCGGGCTGCGGCAAATCGACGCTGCTCAACCTGATCGCCGGGTTGACCCGCCCCACCGACGGCGTGCTGCTGTGCGCCAACCGCGAGATCGCCGGGCCGTCGCCCGAGCGCTCGGTGGTGTTTCAGAACCACTCGCTGCTGCCGTGGCTTACCTGTTACGAGAACATCCACCTGGGCGTGGAACGCGTGTTCGGCAAGACCGATTCGAAAGCGCAGCTGCGCGAGCGCACCATGGCGGCGCTGGCGCTGGTCGGTTTGACAGCCGCCGAAACCAAGCGCCCCAACGAAATCTCGGGCGGCATGAAGCAGCGCGTGGGCATCGCCCGGGCGCTGGCGATGGAACCGAAAGTACTGCTGATGGACGAACCGTTCGGCGCGCTCGACGCGTTGACCCGGGCCCACCTGCAGGACGAGCTGCTCAAGATCGTCGCGGCCACCAAGTCCACCGTGGTGATGGTGACCCACGACGTCGATGAGGCGGTGCTGCTGTCGGACCGCATCGTCATGCTGACCAACGGCCCGGCCGCCACCATCGGCGAGATCGTCGAGGTGCAGCTGGACCGTCCGCGCGACCGCGTGGCGCTGGCGCAGGATGCGCGCTACATGGCATATCGCACCGCCGTGCTGGAGTTCCTGTACCGCAAACAGGCGCATCCGGCCAAGGACGCGGCCTGA
- a CDS encoding methyl-accepting chemotaxis protein → MDMNTRHLESEAKALSGEVFGAMINLSGRRRFTSQRIVLYAVLASQGQEGAETIAREALALFRGAHKALLADADGLPGVFCAELREAYFGKLAGDREIVAFAEQADRTLAAIASPHGKGAADGLLAELVRLTTPTLAILNQITSVYEEQAKLHARLMKKQLRGVITDIEKINKQARMVAFNARVVAARAGQAGREFAVVAGVLSGITDEIDQMVNTALAAAA, encoded by the coding sequence ATGGACATGAACACCCGCCACCTGGAAAGCGAGGCCAAGGCGCTGTCGGGCGAAGTGTTCGGGGCCATGATCAACCTGTCGGGCCGGCGCCGCTTCACGTCGCAGCGCATCGTGCTGTACGCGGTGCTGGCGTCGCAGGGGCAGGAGGGAGCCGAGACCATCGCCCGCGAGGCGCTGGCCCTGTTCCGGGGCGCCCACAAGGCGCTGCTGGCGGACGCCGACGGCTTGCCAGGCGTGTTCTGCGCCGAACTGCGCGAAGCGTACTTCGGCAAGCTGGCCGGCGACCGCGAGATCGTCGCCTTTGCCGAGCAGGCCGACCGCACGCTGGCGGCCATCGCCAGCCCGCACGGCAAGGGCGCGGCCGACGGGCTGCTGGCCGAACTGGTGCGCCTGACCACGCCCACGCTGGCGATCCTCAACCAGATCACCAGCGTCTATGAGGAACAGGCGAAATTGCACGCGCGGCTGATGAAAAAGCAGCTGCGCGGCGTGATCACCGATATCGAGAAGATCAACAAGCAGGCGCGCATGGTGGCTTTCAATGCGCGCGTGGTGGCGGCGCGCGCGGGCCAGGCCGGGCGCGAGTTTGCGGTGGTGGCGGGCGTGCTGTCCGGGATCACCGATGAAATCGACCAGATGGTCAATACCGCGCTGGCCGCGGCAGCTTGA
- the cobA gene encoding uroporphyrinogen-III C-methyltransferase, with the protein MNTQGSVTLVGAGPGDPELLTIKAVRAIERADVLLIDDLVNPQVLDYAPASARVVHVGKRGGCASTPQEFIERLMVAEARAGHHVVRLKGGDPYMFGRGGEERATLRAQGIAVDVIPGISSGLAAPTSIGVPVTHRSWSQGATFVTGHGKDAASEPNWQALAQSRLTLVIYMGVARVESIVAGLLAGGAAHDTPVAVVQAATRDNQRKLLTTLGELPEALRASGLGSPSIIVVGDVVRCADDWQDLAVAAPLQASA; encoded by the coding sequence ATGAATACCCAAGGCAGTGTCACCCTGGTGGGCGCCGGACCCGGCGACCCGGAACTGTTGACCATCAAGGCCGTGCGCGCCATCGAGCGCGCCGACGTGCTGCTGATCGACGACCTGGTCAACCCGCAGGTGCTCGACTACGCACCGGCGAGTGCCCGGGTGGTCCACGTTGGCAAACGCGGCGGCTGCGCATCGACGCCGCAGGAATTCATCGAACGGCTGATGGTCGCCGAAGCGCGCGCCGGCCACCACGTGGTGCGCCTCAAAGGCGGCGACCCGTACATGTTCGGGCGCGGCGGCGAGGAACGCGCCACCTTGCGCGCGCAAGGCATCGCAGTGGACGTCATCCCCGGCATCAGCAGCGGCCTGGCCGCACCGACCAGCATCGGCGTGCCGGTCACGCACCGGTCGTGGAGCCAGGGGGCCACGTTCGTCACCGGCCATGGCAAGGATGCCGCGTCGGAGCCGAACTGGCAGGCGCTGGCGCAAAGCCGGCTGACGCTGGTGATCTACATGGGCGTGGCGCGCGTCGAGTCCATCGTGGCCGGCCTGCTGGCCGGCGGCGCAGCGCACGACACGCCGGTGGCGGTGGTGCAGGCGGCCACGCGCGACAACCAGCGCAAGCTGCTCACCACCCTGGGCGAGCTGCCGGAGGCGCTGCGCGCCAGCGGCCTCGGTAGCCCAAGCATCATCGTGGTGGGCGACGTGGTGCGCTGCGCCGACGACTGGCAGGACCTGGCGGTGGCTGCACCGCTGCAGGCCAGCGCCTGA
- a CDS encoding MFS transporter: protein MATKANSIKLLSISTPQMRAFHLTWMAFFVCFFAWFACAPLMPVIKGEFNLSGAQIANINIAAVAITILVRLIVGPLCDHFGPRKTYTGLLLLGAIPVIGVAFAQSYESFLFFRLGIGAAGASFVITQYHTSVMFGPKVVGTANAAAAGWGNAGGGVAQAVMPLLMTAMIMLGVSETFGWRAALIVPGVLMIVMAFVYYRYTQDCPQGNFSELRAAGIAIDGGKKGGWESFKLAAANYRVWLLFITYGACFGIEIFIHNIAAIYYVDHFNLTLGQAGMAAGSFGLLALFARALGGWASDKFAARGNLNHRVTLLFVLMLGEGAGLLMFAHASTAVLAIGAMLIFGLFTHMACGATYAVVPFVDKRALGGVAGIIGAGGNVGAVAAGFLMKGMGDVQQTLSILGIVVAATALCALAARFSSSTIEENVIASKLAA from the coding sequence ATGGCCACCAAAGCTAACAGCATCAAGCTCCTCTCGATCTCAACGCCGCAGATGCGGGCGTTCCACCTGACCTGGATGGCGTTCTTCGTCTGCTTCTTCGCGTGGTTCGCCTGCGCGCCGCTGATGCCCGTCATCAAGGGAGAATTCAACCTCTCCGGCGCGCAGATCGCCAACATCAATATCGCCGCAGTGGCCATTACCATCCTGGTGCGCCTGATCGTCGGCCCGCTGTGCGACCACTTCGGCCCGCGCAAGACCTACACCGGCCTGCTGCTGCTCGGCGCCATCCCTGTCATCGGCGTCGCTTTCGCCCAGAGCTACGAGAGCTTTTTGTTCTTCCGTCTCGGGATCGGCGCCGCTGGCGCGAGCTTCGTCATCACCCAGTACCACACCTCCGTCATGTTCGGCCCGAAAGTGGTGGGCACCGCCAACGCGGCAGCTGCCGGCTGGGGCAATGCGGGCGGCGGCGTGGCGCAAGCCGTGATGCCGCTGTTGATGACCGCGATGATCATGCTGGGCGTGTCCGAAACCTTTGGCTGGCGCGCTGCGCTGATCGTGCCGGGCGTGCTGATGATCGTCATGGCCTTTGTTTACTACCGCTACACGCAGGACTGCCCGCAGGGTAATTTCAGCGAGCTGCGCGCCGCCGGCATCGCTATCGACGGTGGTAAAAAGGGGGGCTGGGAGAGCTTCAAGCTCGCTGCCGCCAACTACCGCGTGTGGCTGCTGTTCATCACCTACGGCGCCTGCTTCGGCATCGAGATCTTCATCCACAACATCGCTGCCATCTATTACGTCGATCACTTCAACCTGACGCTGGGCCAGGCCGGCATGGCTGCCGGCAGCTTCGGTTTGCTGGCGCTGTTTGCCCGCGCCCTGGGCGGCTGGGCGTCGGACAAGTTTGCCGCACGCGGCAACCTCAATCATCGCGTCACGCTGCTGTTCGTGCTGATGCTCGGTGAGGGGGCGGGCCTCTTGATGTTCGCCCACGCCAGCACTGCCGTCCTGGCGATTGGCGCCATGCTGATCTTTGGCCTGTTCACCCACATGGCCTGCGGCGCGACCTACGCCGTGGTGCCGTTCGTCGATAAACGTGCGCTCGGCGGCGTGGCCGGCATCATCGGCGCCGGCGGCAACGTCGGCGCGGTGGCCGCAGGGTTCCTGATGAAGGGCATGGGCGACGTCCAGCAGACGCTCTCCATCCTCGGCATCGTGGTGGCAGCCACCGCCCTGTGCGCACTGGCGGCGCGCTTCTCCAGCAGCACCATCGAAGAAAACGTCATCGCCTCCAAGCTGGCAGCGTAG
- the nirB gene encoding nitrite reductase large subunit NirB, with product MKIIVIGHGMVGHKFLESLATGGAPNLQVTVLCEEVRPAYDRVHLSEFFAGKTAEDLSLVKPGFFERDDMVLRLNTRATAIDRTNKTVTTGDGDVLPYDKLVIATGSFPFVPPLPGKERKDCFVYRTIEDLEAMLECGARSKTGVVIGGGLLGLECAKALRDLKLETHVVEFSPRLMAVQVDEGGARVLRRKIEELGVTVHTGKNTTAIVDGVDGIDGKEGGRQRLEFADGGHLDADMIVFSAGIRPRDMLARECGLTVGPRGGIEINNNCVTSDPDVYAIGECALWGGMIFGLVAPGYEMARVAARHMLGEAGEFAGADMSTKLKLMGVDVASIGDPHGNVAGSRSYQFTDERKQIYKKIVVSDCGKYLLGGVMVGDAAEYGTLLQMMLNKIELPESPEFLILPQSDGAAKPGLGVDALPEGAQICSCNDVSKGAICAAVAGGATTIGDVKRCTNAGTSCGGCVPLVTQVMKAEMKKLGMAVNNHVCEHFAYSRQELFHLIKVGQIKSFGDLLAKHGKGLGCDVCKPLAASILASVWNDFVLKKEHASLQDTNDYFLGNIQKDGTYSVVPRMPGGEVTADGLIAVGMVAKKYGLYTKITGGARVDLFGARVDQLPLIWEELIAAGFESGHAYGKSLRTVKSCVGSTWCRYGVDDSIGLAIELENRYKGLRTPHKIKFGVSGCTRECAEAQGKDVGIIATEKGWNLYVAGNGGMKPRHAELLATDLDKATLVQYIDRFLMFYTRTGDRLQRTSTWRENLEGGLDYLKQVVVHDKLGIAADLEADMQHVVNTYACEWKEAVENPETRKRFRHFVNSDKGDENVLFMEERGQIRPATVEERKRVIPIAVTA from the coding sequence ATGAAAATCATCGTCATCGGCCACGGCATGGTCGGCCACAAATTCCTCGAGTCGCTGGCCACCGGCGGCGCGCCGAACCTGCAAGTGACCGTGCTGTGCGAAGAGGTGCGTCCCGCCTACGACCGCGTGCACCTGTCCGAATTCTTTGCCGGTAAAACGGCCGAGGACCTGTCGCTGGTCAAACCTGGCTTCTTCGAACGGGACGACATGGTGCTGCGCCTGAACACCCGTGCCACCGCCATCGACCGGACCAATAAAACCGTCACCACCGGCGACGGCGATGTGCTCCCGTACGACAAGCTGGTGATCGCCACCGGTTCGTTCCCGTTCGTGCCGCCGCTGCCGGGCAAGGAACGCAAGGACTGCTTCGTGTACCGCACCATCGAAGACCTGGAAGCGATGCTCGAATGCGGCGCGCGCTCGAAGACCGGCGTGGTGATCGGCGGTGGCCTGCTGGGCCTCGAATGCGCCAAGGCGCTGCGCGACCTGAAACTTGAGACGCACGTGGTGGAATTCTCGCCACGCTTGATGGCGGTGCAGGTCGACGAAGGCGGCGCGCGCGTGCTGCGCCGGAAAATCGAAGAATTGGGCGTGACGGTCCATACCGGCAAGAACACCACGGCGATTGTCGATGGCGTCGATGGTATCGATGGCAAGGAAGGTGGACGACAGCGGCTGGAATTCGCCGACGGCGGCCACCTCGATGCCGACATGATCGTGTTCTCGGCCGGTATCCGCCCGCGCGACATGCTGGCGCGCGAGTGCGGCCTGACGGTGGGCCCGCGCGGCGGCATCGAGATCAACAACAACTGCGTCACGTCCGACCCCGACGTGTATGCGATCGGCGAATGCGCGCTGTGGGGCGGCATGATCTTCGGCCTGGTGGCGCCGGGCTACGAGATGGCGCGCGTGGCGGCCAGGCACATGCTGGGCGAAGCGGGCGAGTTCGCCGGCGCCGACATGAGCACCAAATTAAAGCTGATGGGCGTGGACGTGGCCAGCATCGGCGACCCGCACGGCAACGTGGCAGGCAGCCGCTCGTACCAGTTCACCGACGAGCGCAAGCAGATCTACAAGAAGATCGTCGTCTCCGACTGCGGCAAGTACCTGCTCGGCGGCGTGATGGTGGGCGACGCGGCCGAATACGGCACGCTGCTGCAAATGATGCTCAACAAGATCGAGCTGCCCGAGTCGCCGGAGTTCCTGATCCTGCCGCAGTCGGACGGTGCGGCCAAGCCGGGCCTCGGCGTCGATGCGCTGCCGGAAGGCGCGCAGATCTGCTCGTGCAATGATGTCTCGAAAGGTGCGATCTGCGCGGCGGTGGCCGGCGGCGCCACCACCATCGGCGACGTCAAAAGATGCACCAATGCCGGCACGTCGTGCGGCGGCTGCGTGCCGCTGGTGACGCAGGTGATGAAGGCCGAGATGAAAAAGCTCGGCATGGCGGTCAACAACCACGTGTGCGAACACTTCGCGTACTCGCGCCAGGAGCTGTTCCACCTGATCAAGGTCGGTCAGATCAAATCTTTCGGCGACCTGCTGGCCAAGCATGGCAAGGGCCTCGGTTGCGACGTGTGCAAACCGCTGGCCGCCAGCATTCTGGCGTCGGTGTGGAACGACTTCGTGCTGAAAAAGGAGCACGCCAGCCTGCAGGACACCAACGACTACTTCCTCGGCAATATCCAGAAAGACGGCACCTACTCGGTCGTGCCGCGCATGCCGGGTGGCGAAGTGACGGCCGACGGCTTGATCGCGGTCGGCATGGTGGCCAAGAAGTACGGGCTATACACCAAGATCACGGGCGGCGCCCGCGTCGATCTGTTCGGCGCGCGCGTGGACCAGTTGCCGCTGATCTGGGAAGAGCTGATCGCGGCCGGCTTCGAATCGGGCCACGCCTACGGCAAGTCGCTGCGCACCGTCAAATCGTGCGTGGGTTCCACCTGGTGCCGCTATGGCGTCGATGATTCGATAGGCCTGGCCATCGAACTGGAAAACCGCTACAAGGGCTTGCGCACGCCGCACAAGATCAAGTTCGGCGTCTCGGGCTGCACCCGCGAGTGCGCGGAAGCGCAGGGCAAGGACGTGGGCATCATCGCGACCGAAAAGGGCTGGAACCTGTACGTGGCCGGCAACGGCGGCATGAAGCCGCGCCACGCCGAGCTGCTGGCCACCGACCTCGATAAAGCCACGCTGGTGCAGTACATCGACCGCTTCCTGATGTTCTACACCCGCACCGGCGACCGCCTGCAACGCACCAGCACCTGGCGCGAAAACCTCGAAGGCGGCCTCGATTACCTCAAGCAGGTCGTGGTGCACGACAAGCTGGGGATCGCGGCCGACCTGGAAGCGGACATGCAGCACGTGGTGAACACCTACGCGTGCGAGTGGAAGGAAGCCGTGGAAAACCCGGAGACGCGCAAGCGCTTCCGCCATTTCGTCAACAGCGACAAGGGTGACGAGAACGTGCTGTTCATGGAAGAGCGCGGCCAGATCCGGCCAGCCACCGTGGAAGAACGCAAGCGCGTGATTCCGATTGCCGTTACCGCCTGA
- the nirD gene encoding nitrite reductase small subunit NirD has protein sequence MHRDIQTDHWIAVCQLDDIVPNTGVCALLNGAQVAVFHVDDGDSRVFAIENYDPNSEASVLSRGLVGSVGERIVVASPIYKQHFDLQTGECLESPAHSVGTYPARIADGTVWVGL, from the coding sequence ATGCATCGAGATATTCAAACCGACCACTGGATCGCCGTCTGCCAACTGGACGACATCGTCCCCAATACGGGCGTGTGCGCCCTGCTGAACGGCGCCCAGGTGGCCGTGTTCCACGTCGATGACGGAGACTCACGTGTATTCGCCATCGAAAACTACGACCCGAACTCCGAAGCGTCGGTGCTGTCGCGCGGCCTGGTGGGGAGCGTGGGCGAACGCATCGTGGTCGCGTCGCCGATCTACAAGCAGCACTTCGACTTGCAGACCGGCGAATGCCTGGAATCGCCGGCGCACTCGGTGGGCACGTACCCGGCACGCATCGCCGACGGCACAGTGTGGGTAGGCCTGTGA
- a CDS encoding NAD(P)/FAD-dependent oxidoreductase has protein sequence MNTSEAPPARQALVVIGNGMAGMRTVEELHKLAPDLYDITVFGAEPHGNYNRILLSPVLAGEKSMDDIMLNTREWYVQHGITLHAGDPVEHIDRKKRIVRARSGLEVRYDRLLIATGSKPFIIPVPGHQLRGVLAFRDIQDVETMLAMARNHRHAVVIGGGLLGLEAANGLQRQGMSVTVVHVGDALMNQQLDKPAALLLQKALEAKGLQFLMNAHTAEITGTDRVTGVRFKDGTEIPADLVVMTAGVRPNIELAKAAGLHCDRAIVVDDTLQTYDPRIYAVGECVQHRSATFGLVAPIWDQARVCGAHLAGAGVRRYVQQTSPTRLKVTGVDLYSVGDFIGGEGSEDLVLRDARRGVYKRLVLKDNRVTGAVLYGDVKDGPWYFGLIQNRTDISAIRQNLLFGEALSARAA, from the coding sequence GTGAATACGTCCGAGGCCCCCCCCGCCAGGCAGGCGCTGGTCGTCATCGGCAACGGCATGGCCGGCATGCGCACGGTCGAGGAGCTGCACAAGCTGGCGCCGGACCTGTACGACATCACCGTGTTCGGCGCCGAGCCGCATGGCAATTACAACCGCATCCTGCTCTCGCCGGTGCTGGCCGGCGAAAAGAGCATGGACGACATCATGCTCAACACGCGCGAATGGTATGTCCAGCATGGCATCACGCTGCACGCGGGCGACCCGGTCGAACACATCGACCGTAAAAAACGTATCGTGCGTGCGCGCTCTGGCCTGGAGGTGCGCTACGACCGCCTGCTGATCGCCACCGGCTCCAAGCCGTTCATCATCCCGGTACCGGGGCACCAGCTGCGCGGCGTGCTGGCCTTCCGCGACATCCAGGACGTGGAAACCATGCTGGCCATGGCCCGCAACCACCGCCACGCGGTCGTGATCGGCGGCGGCTTGCTGGGACTGGAAGCGGCCAACGGCCTGCAACGCCAGGGCATGTCGGTCACGGTGGTGCACGTGGGCGACGCGCTGATGAACCAGCAGCTCGACAAACCGGCTGCGCTGCTGCTGCAAAAGGCGCTGGAAGCCAAGGGTTTGCAATTTCTGATGAACGCTCATACCGCCGAAATCACCGGCACCGACCGCGTGACCGGCGTGCGCTTCAAGGACGGCACCGAGATCCCGGCCGACCTGGTGGTGATGACCGCCGGGGTGCGTCCCAATATCGAGCTGGCCAAGGCGGCCGGCCTGCATTGCGACCGCGCCATCGTGGTGGATGACACCTTGCAAACCTATGATCCGCGCATTTATGCCGTGGGCGAATGCGTGCAGCATCGCAGCGCCACATTCGGGCTGGTGGCGCCGATCTGGGACCAGGCGCGCGTGTGCGGCGCCCACCTGGCCGGCGCCGGCGTGCGCCGCTATGTGCAGCAAACCTCGCCCACGCGCCTGAAAGTGACCGGCGTCGATTTGTACTCGGTCGGTGACTTCATCGGCGGCGAGGGCAGCGAAGACCTGGTGCTGCGCGATGCGCGCCGGGGCGTGTACAAGCGGCTGGTATTGAAGGACAATCGCGTGACCGGCGCCGTGCTGTATGGCGATGTGAAAGACGGTCCGTGGTATTTCGGCCTGATCCAGAACCGCACCGACATCAGCGCCATCCGCCAAAACCTGTTGTTCGGCGAGGCGCTCAGCGCCAGGGCCGCGTAG
- a CDS encoding nitrate reductase gives MNLSQDHLAIRPMPPVGTVRTTCAYCGVGCGVSATPQADGTVAIAGDKLHPANLGRLCVKGSALGETVSLDGRLLYPQVREADGLRRVSWDVALDQMAAKWRAVIDEHGPDAVALYVSGQLLTEDYYVANKLMKGYVGSANIDTNSRLCMSSAVAGYKRAFGEDLVPLCYDDLELADMVVLVGSNTAWCHPILFQRILKAKEARPNMKLVVIDPRRTATCELADLHLPIKSGTDVWLFNGLLSYLSRIGAVAPDFVLEHTNGFDAALAAASIDCADPAAVAKVCRIDPALLLEFYEAFAATAKTITAYSMGVNQSSAGTDKVNAIINCHLIGGRIGQPGMGPFSITGQPNAMGGREVGGLANMLAAHMDLERADHRDVVQTFWDSPAMADKGGLKAVDLFQAIEDGKVKAVWVMATNPIVSLPDADQARRALAKCELVVASDIMQNTDTNAYAHVLLPALGWGEKDGTVTNSERRISRQRAFLPAPGEALGDWKIISLFAQRMGYAGFDFPDAAAVFDEHARLSGFRNHAEDIPRAFDMSGLAGLSGDAYQELEPVQWPARRDAAGVIHSEARLFADRRFAHGDGKARFIATATRAPANAVCEDYPLTLNTGRVRDQWHTMTRTGKSHTLADHISESFVDIHPQDALLHGVREGELARISSAWGAMVARVQHGGGIARGSVFIPIHWNGQTSSDARVGALVNPVVDPVSGEPEFKHTPVRIDQFRVNWHSFILSRTEVNLDSVAHWTRIQGKAFARYELAGRNNIGDFGAWARALLGVADLDADWLEYEDKTAGVYRAVHVVDDRIEQCIFLSPRQDMPSRAWLASLFAKDQLSEIDRVGLLVGMPVEKGADTGPTVCSCFGVGRNTICNAIVEQNLETVAQVTACLKAGGNCGSCVPEIKKILVHTRAELAAG, from the coding sequence TTGAACCTGTCCCAAGACCATCTTGCCATCCGCCCGATGCCCCCGGTGGGCACCGTCCGCACCACCTGCGCCTATTGCGGCGTGGGCTGCGGCGTGAGCGCCACGCCGCAGGCCGACGGCACGGTCGCCATCGCTGGCGACAAGCTCCATCCCGCCAACCTGGGACGCCTGTGTGTCAAGGGCTCGGCCCTGGGCGAGACAGTGAGCCTCGACGGCCGCCTGCTGTATCCGCAGGTGCGCGAGGCCGATGGCCTGCGCCGTGTGTCGTGGGACGTGGCGCTGGACCAGATGGCCGCCAAGTGGCGCGCCGTCATCGACGAGCATGGACCGGATGCGGTGGCGCTGTACGTTTCGGGCCAGCTGCTCACCGAAGACTACTACGTCGCCAACAAGTTGATGAAGGGGTACGTGGGCAGCGCCAATATCGACACCAACTCGCGCCTGTGCATGTCGTCGGCGGTGGCCGGCTACAAGCGCGCGTTTGGCGAAGACCTGGTGCCGCTGTGCTACGACGACCTGGAACTGGCCGACATGGTGGTGCTGGTGGGTTCCAACACCGCGTGGTGCCATCCGATCCTGTTCCAGCGTATTTTGAAAGCCAAGGAAGCGCGCCCGAACATGAAGCTGGTCGTGATCGACCCGCGCCGCACCGCTACCTGCGAGCTGGCGGACCTGCACCTGCCGATCAAGTCCGGCACCGACGTCTGGCTGTTCAACGGCTTGTTGAGCTACCTGTCGCGCATCGGCGCGGTCGCTCCCGATTTCGTCCTTGAGCACACCAACGGCTTCGATGCCGCGCTGGCCGCCGCCAGCATCGACTGCGCCGATCCGGCCGCCGTGGCCAAGGTATGCCGCATCGATCCGGCTTTGCTACTCGAATTCTACGAAGCCTTTGCGGCGACCGCCAAGACCATCACCGCGTACTCGATGGGTGTGAACCAGTCGTCCGCCGGTACCGACAAGGTCAACGCCATCATCAACTGCCATTTGATCGGTGGCCGGATCGGCCAGCCGGGCATGGGGCCGTTCTCGATCACAGGCCAGCCGAACGCCATGGGCGGGCGCGAAGTCGGTGGCCTGGCCAATATGCTGGCCGCGCACATGGACCTCGAGCGCGCCGACCACCGCGACGTGGTGCAGACCTTCTGGGACTCGCCGGCCATGGCCGACAAGGGCGGCCTGAAAGCCGTCGATTTGTTCCAGGCCATCGAAGACGGCAAGGTCAAGGCGGTGTGGGTGATGGCGACCAATCCGATCGTCAGTCTGCCCGACGCCGACCAGGCCCGCCGCGCCCTGGCCAAGTGCGAGCTGGTGGTGGCGTCCGACATCATGCAGAACACCGACACCAACGCCTACGCCCACGTGCTGCTGCCGGCGCTGGGCTGGGGCGAGAAGGACGGCACGGTCACCAACTCCGAGCGCCGCATCTCGCGCCAGCGTGCCTTTTTGCCGGCGCCGGGCGAGGCGCTGGGCGACTGGAAGATCATCTCGCTGTTCGCGCAGCGCATGGGTTACGCCGGTTTCGACTTTCCTGACGCCGCTGCCGTCTTTGATGAACATGCGCGCCTGAGCGGTTTCCGCAACCACGCCGAAGATATCCCGCGCGCGTTCGACATGTCCGGTCTTGCCGGCCTGTCGGGCGACGCGTACCAGGAACTGGAACCGGTGCAGTGGCCGGCGCGGCGCGATGCCGCCGGCGTGATCCACAGCGAAGCGCGGCTGTTTGCCGACCGCCGCTTCGCCCACGGCGACGGCAAGGCGCGCTTCATTGCCACCGCCACCCGGGCGCCGGCCAACGCCGTGTGCGAAGACTATCCGCTCACGCTCAACACCGGCCGCGTACGCGACCAGTGGCACACCATGACGCGCACCGGCAAGTCGCACACGCTGGCCGACCACATCTCGGAATCGTTTGTCGATATCCACCCGCAGGACGCGCTGCTGCACGGCGTGCGCGAGGGCGAACTGGCGCGCATCAGCTCCGCCTGGGGCGCCATGGTGGCGCGCGTGCAGCACGGCGGCGGCATCGCCCGTGGCAGCGTGTTCATCCCGATCCACTGGAACGGCCAGACGTCGTCGGACGCGCGCGTGGGCGCCCTGGTCAACCCGGTGGTCGATCCGGTATCGGGCGAGCCGGAATTCAAGCATACGCCGGTGCGCATCGACCAGTTCCGCGTCAACTGGCACAGTTTTATTCTGAGCCGCACCGAAGTGAACCTCGACAGCGTGGCGCACTGGACCCGCATCCAGGGCAAGGCGTTTGCGCGCTACGAGCTGGCGGGCCGCAACAACATCGGCGACTTCGGCGCCTGGGCGCGCGCGCTGCTGGGCGTGGCGGACCTCGACGCCGACTGGCTCGAATACGAAGACAAGACCGCCGGCGTCTATCGCGCCGTGCACGTGGTGGACGATCGCATCGAACAATGCATCTTCCTTTCGCCGCGCCAGGACATGCCATCGCGCGCATGGCTGGCCAGCCTGTTCGCCAAGGATCAACTGAGCGAGATCGACCGCGTGGGCCTGCTGGTGGGCATGCCGGTGGAGAAGGGCGCCGACACCGGCCCCACCGTGTGCTCGTGCTTTGGCGTGGGTCGCAATACCATCTGCAACGCCATTGTCGAGCAGAACCTGGAGACAGTGGCGCAGGTGACGGCGTGCCTGAAGGCGGGCGGCAACTGCGGTTCGTGCGTCCCCGAGATCAAGAAGATCCTCGTGCACACGCGGGCGGAGCTGGCTGCTGGTTGA